The following are from one region of the Nicotiana tabacum cultivar K326 chromosome 3, ASM71507v2, whole genome shotgun sequence genome:
- the LOC107803532 gene encoding uncharacterized protein LOC107803532 → MSYYPKGHRDSDDVPEFDEYDHTPYGGGYDISLTYGRPIPPSEETCYPPTSSASDDFDYDRPHYSSSAEPSAYADEALDNEYQSYSKPKTKPRPSKDGDDENEKPRRNPGMNRPSDGGSGIESDETGYGSRTEYEKPKKGYGRKSDEDEEPKSEYGSGYGRKSEPDSEYGSGYGRKSEYEKPSSDYGSAGYGRKSKYDEEPTSEYGSSYGRKSENEEKSSEYGSGYGRKTDSDEYGSRHGKKSEYGSGYGGKTDSDEYGSGYTRKSEYEEKSSEYGSGYGRKTDSDEYGSGYRKTSDYEAKSSEYGSGYGQKTDSDEYGSSGYGSKPASGYGRKSEYEEKNSEYGSGYRRKTDLDENESGGYGSKTASGYGSGYRRKSDDDEEKNSEYGSAYGRKTDSDEYGSSGYGKKKNYGEEEDSGYGYGGKSTSYGRSSYETTESEGYGRSTIERPSYGRSEEEDYKKPSYGRRDDDDEGYGRKKYGDDDDASGDDEEKKHRNKQRHHRKHSDD, encoded by the exons ATGTCTTACTACCCGAAAGGCCACCGCGACAGTGACGATGTCCCTGAGTTTGACGAGTATGATCACACTCCCTATGGTGGTGGGTACGATATTTCATTGACATACGGCCGACCGATTCCGCCTTCAGAGGAAACTTGCTATCCTCCGACGTCGTCCGCCTCCGACGATTTTGACTATGATCGCCCCCATTACTCTTCCTCTGCAGAGCCATCTGCCTATGCTGATGAAGCTCTGGATAATGAGTACCAGAGCTATTCCAAGCCCAAGACCAAGCCTCGCCCATCTAAGGACGGGGATGACGAAAATGAGAAGCCTCGGCGCAACCCCGGAATGAATCGTCCTAGCGATGGTGGGAGTGGAATTGAATCTGATGAAACCGGGTATGGAAGCCGGACTGAGTACGAGAAACCCAAAAAGGGATATGGACGTAAGAGCGACGAGGATGAGGAGCCCAAATCCGAATATGGATCAGGATATGGACGGAAGAGTGAGCCAGATTCAGAATATGGATCAGGTTATGGGCGGAAGAGTGAATACGAGAAGCCAAGTTCCGATTACGGATCTGCTGGGTATGGGAGGAAGAGTAAATATGATGAAGAACCTACATCCGAGTATGGATCAAGTTATGGAAGGAAAAGTGAGAATGAGGAGAAAAGTTCGGAATACGGGTCTGGTTATGGACGAAAAACTGACTCTGATGAGTATGGATCAAGGCACGGTAAGAAAAGTGAATATGGGTCTGGTTACGGAGGAAAGACCGATTCTGATGAATATGGATCAGGGTATACAAGGAAAAGTGAGTATGAAGAGAAAAGTTCAGAATATGGCTCCGGTTATGGACGAAAAACTGATTCTGATGAGTATGGGTCAGGATATCGAAAAACAAGTGATTACGAGGCGAAAAGCTCGGAATATGGATCTGGTTATGGACAAAAGACGGACTCTGATGAGTACGGGTCTAGTGGATACGGGAGTAAACCCGCATCAGGGTATGGAAGGAAAAGTGAATACGAGGAGAAGAATTCGGAATACGGGTCTGGTTACAGACGAAAGACCGATTTGGATGAAAATGAATCTGGTGGATATGGGAGTAAAACCGCATCCGGGTATGGATCAGGGTACAGAAGAaaaagtgatgatgatgaggagaaaAACTCAGAATATGGGTCGGCATATGGGCGAAAGACCGACTCTGATGAATATGGATCTAGTGGATACGGGAAGAAGAAAAACTACGGGGAGGAAGAGGACAGTGGGTATGGTTATGGAGGAAAATCAACTAGTTATGGCCGTTCAAGCTACGAGACAACAGAGAGCGAAGGGTACGGGAGGTCAACAATTGAGAGGCCTAGTTATGGAAGGTCCGAGGAAGAGGACTACAAGAAGCCTAGTTATGGGAGGCGTGACGATGATGATGAAGGCTATGGTCGCAAGAAATAT ggtgatgatgatgatgcctccGGGGATGACGAAGAGAAGAAACATCGCAATAAGCAGCGCCACCATCGCAAACACTCCGATGATTGA